One part of the Thermoanaerobacterium sp. CMT5567-10 genome encodes these proteins:
- a CDS encoding DUF177 domain-containing protein — protein sequence MKIDLSKIKGHRGRSIEVNYVENLSVLEVNNNSYVVSKPISVTGNITHDSEGIILKLLVRGAIKVTCDRCLEEFEHEFIISIDEILNEADEDYSYEVEDDKLDLTKIVIENVELSLPMKFVCLPGCKGLCPICGKNLNHEKCDCQIKEVDPRLSVLNKLLQKM from the coding sequence ATGAAAATAGATTTATCAAAGATTAAGGGACATAGGGGACGTAGCATTGAAGTTAATTACGTTGAAAATTTAAGTGTTCTGGAGGTAAATAACAACAGCTACGTAGTCAGTAAACCAATCAGTGTTACAGGAAACATAACGCATGATAGTGAAGGTATAATTTTAAAGCTCTTAGTCCGTGGCGCTATTAAAGTTACATGTGATAGATGCCTTGAGGAATTTGAGCACGAATTTATAATTTCAATAGATGAAATCTTAAATGAAGCTGATGAAGACTATTCATATGAAGTAGAAGATGACAAATTAGATTTAACTAAGATTGTCATTGAAAATGTAGAACTTTCTCTTCCTATGAAGTTTGTTTGCTTACCTGGTTGTAAGGGTCTATGTCCTATTTGTGGTAAAAATCTTAATCATGAAAAATGCGATTGCCAAATAAAAGAAGTTGATCCACGCCTTTCAGTTTTGAATAAATTACTGCAGAAAATGTAG
- the rpmF gene encoding 50S ribosomal protein L32: MPVPKRRTSKARRDKRRHSHSLAIPAYVLCPQCHEPKLPHRVCLSCGYYDGKEVLKVEEK; encoded by the coding sequence ATGCCAGTTCCAAAGCGTAGAACATCGAAAGCAAGAAGGGACAAAAGAAGACATAGTCATAGTTTGGCAATACCTGCTTATGTATTATGTCCACAGTGCCATGAGCCAAAGTTACCTCACAGAGTTTGTTTAAGCTGTGGTTATTATGATGGCAAAGAGGTATTGAAAGTAGAAGAAAAGTAA
- a CDS encoding acetate kinase, producing MKILVINCGSSSLKYQLIESKDGNVLAKGLAERIGINDSLLTHNANGEKIKIKKDMKDHKDAIKLVLDALVNSDYGVIKDMSEIDAVGHRVVHGGEYFTSSVLINDDVLKAITDCIELAPLHNPANIEGIKACKQIMPDVPMVAVFDTAFHQTMPDYAYLYPIPYEYYTKYKIRKYGFHGTSHKYVSQRAAEILNKPIESLKIITCHLGNGSSIAAVKNGKSIDTSMGFTPLEGLAMGTRSGSIDPSIISYLMEKENITAEEVVNILNKKSGVYGISGISSDFRDLEDAAFKNGNKRAQLALNVFAYRVKKTIGSYAAAMGGADVIVFTAGIGENGPEVREFILDGLEFLGFKLDKDKNNVRGKEAIISTADSKVYVMVVPTNEEYMIAKDTEKIVESIK from the coding sequence ATGAAAATACTTGTTATAAATTGTGGAAGTTCATCATTAAAGTATCAATTAATCGAATCAAAGGATGGAAATGTTTTAGCTAAAGGCCTTGCTGAAAGAATAGGGATAAACGATTCGCTTTTAACACACAATGCAAACGGCGAAAAAATAAAAATAAAAAAAGATATGAAAGACCACAAGGATGCAATTAAATTAGTTTTGGATGCATTGGTAAATAGTGATTACGGTGTTATAAAGGATATGTCAGAAATTGATGCAGTTGGACATAGAGTTGTACATGGAGGAGAATATTTTACTTCATCTGTTCTTATAAATGATGATGTTTTAAAGGCGATAACAGATTGCATAGAATTAGCTCCTCTGCATAACCCCGCAAACATAGAAGGAATTAAAGCCTGTAAGCAAATTATGCCAGACGTTCCAATGGTTGCTGTTTTTGATACAGCCTTTCATCAGACAATGCCTGATTATGCTTATCTTTATCCGATTCCATATGAGTACTATACAAAGTATAAAATTAGAAAATATGGATTTCATGGTACATCCCATAAATATGTTTCACAGAGGGCGGCAGAAATACTTAATAAACCTATTGAAAGTTTGAAAATTATAACATGCCATCTTGGAAATGGTTCAAGCATAGCTGCAGTTAAAAATGGAAAATCAATAGATACAAGCATGGGATTTACACCGTTAGAAGGTTTGGCTATGGGAACACGTTCAGGAAGCATTGATCCATCTATAATTTCATATCTAATGGAGAAAGAAAATATTACTGCAGAAGAAGTAGTCAACATATTGAATAAAAAGTCAGGCGTATATGGTATTTCAGGAATAAGTAGTGATTTTAGAGATTTGGAGGATGCTGCTTTTAAAAATGGTAACAAGAGAGCACAACTTGCATTAAATGTATTTGCATATCGTGTAAAAAAGACAATAGGCTCTTACGCAGCAGCAATGGGTGGTGCTGATGTCATTGTGTTCACGGCAGGTATTGGTGAAAATGGTCCTGAAGTAAGAGAGTTTATACTTGATGGATTGGAATTTTTAGGTTTCAAACTAGACAAAGATAAAAATAATGTAAGAGGTAAAGAAGCTATAATATCGACCGCAGATTCAAAGGTATATGTTATGGTTGTGCCGACTAATGAGGAGTATATGATTGCAAAGGATACTGAAAAGATTGTAGAGAGTATAAAATAG